The Yoonia sp. SS1-5 genome contains a region encoding:
- the murD gene encoding UDP-N-acetylmuramoyl-L-alanine--D-glutamate ligase, with the protein MIPVQGFEGQTVAVLGMGRSGLAAAAALQEGGAQVVVWDDGPAGRDAAAAAGYDLRDMTTTQSFDGVTALIVSPGIPHLYPAPNPAIAAAWDAGVPVDNDIGLFFRSFATADWDRFDVTPRVVAVTGSNGKSTTAALIHHILIENGRPSQLAGNIGRGVLDIDPAHDGEVIVLELSSYQTDLARALTPDLAVLTNLSPDHLDRHAGLGGYFAAKRRLFAEGGPDRALIGVDEAEGQYLANQLIEGADDDRVIRLSSGRKLDGPGWSVFARKGFLSEYRKGRQVGSIDLRPILGLPGAHNHQNACAAYGACRALGLGPKGIEAAMKSYPGLPHRSQLVVERDGVRFINDSKATNVDSTAKALQAFSKIRWICGGLQKDGGLDGLLPHLDHVVKAYVIGREAEAFARQLAGADAEICTTMDVAVARAQADAKPGEVVLLAPAAASFDQYDSFEKRGDDFINCVMNATS; encoded by the coding sequence ATGATTCCGGTACAAGGGTTTGAAGGTCAGACAGTGGCCGTTTTGGGCATGGGCCGCTCGGGTCTCGCTGCGGCCGCCGCCTTGCAGGAAGGCGGGGCGCAGGTTGTGGTTTGGGATGACGGCCCCGCTGGCCGTGATGCGGCAGCCGCCGCCGGATACGATCTGCGTGACATGACAACGACGCAATCCTTTGATGGTGTTACAGCCCTCATCGTCAGTCCCGGTATCCCGCATCTCTACCCCGCACCCAATCCCGCGATTGCCGCGGCCTGGGACGCTGGCGTGCCGGTCGACAATGATATTGGACTGTTCTTTCGGTCCTTCGCGACTGCGGATTGGGATCGTTTTGACGTGACCCCGCGGGTCGTCGCCGTGACCGGATCCAACGGTAAATCCACAACCGCTGCCTTGATCCATCACATACTGATCGAAAACGGCCGCCCGTCGCAACTTGCCGGCAATATCGGGCGCGGGGTGCTGGATATTGATCCCGCCCATGATGGCGAGGTGATCGTGCTGGAGCTGTCGTCCTATCAGACCGATCTGGCCCGTGCGCTGACACCAGATCTTGCCGTGTTGACCAATCTGTCACCCGATCATCTTGACCGGCATGCGGGGCTTGGAGGGTATTTTGCGGCCAAGCGCCGCCTCTTTGCGGAAGGCGGTCCGGATCGCGCCCTGATTGGCGTTGATGAGGCCGAGGGGCAGTATCTGGCCAATCAGTTGATCGAGGGTGCGGATGATGACCGGGTGATCCGGCTGTCATCGGGGCGCAAGCTGGATGGGCCCGGCTGGTCCGTGTTTGCCCGGAAGGGGTTTTTGTCCGAATACCGCAAGGGGCGGCAGGTGGGGTCAATTGATCTGCGTCCGATCTTGGGGCTGCCGGGTGCGCATAATCACCAGAATGCCTGTGCGGCCTATGGGGCATGTCGGGCGCTCGGGTTGGGACCGAAAGGTATCGAGGCGGCGATGAAAAGCTATCCCGGCCTGCCGCACCGGTCCCAATTGGTGGTCGAGCGGGACGGTGTCCGCTTTATCAACGACAGCAAGGCCACGAATGTAGATAGTACCGCGAAGGCCTTGCAGGCGTTTTCAAAGATCCGGTGGATTTGTGGGGGTCTGCAGAAAGACGGTGGGCTGGACGGCTTGCTGCCGCATCTGGATCATGTGGTGAAGGCATACGTGATCGGGCGGGAGGCTGAGGCCTTTGCGCGTCAGTTGGCGGGTGCGGATGCAGAGATTTGCACAACGATGGATGTGGCGGTGGCGCGGGCGCAAGCAGATGCAAAGCCGGGTGAGGTGGTTCTGCTGGCACCGGCAGCGGCGTCATTTGATCAATATGATAGTTTCGAGAAACGCGGCGATGATTTCATCAATTGCGTCATGAACGCAACGTCGTAG
- a CDS encoding NAD(P)/FAD-dependent oxidoreductase, which translates to MDVKTLIIGAGAAGMMCAAHAGSGVLLVDHAKAPGEKIRISGGGRCNFTNLYAGPENFISQNPHFCKSALKRYTQWDFLDLVNAYGIAWHEKTLGQLFCDNSAKDIIAMLRAEMEKAGAQLWLRAEVGEITHDGSSFCVRVTKDGKTTNVTARNLVVASGGKSIPKMGATGLGYRVAAQFGLDVTDIRPGLVPLTFSDDRFKAIAGTTTHGTVAAGGPAFEEALLFTHRGLSGPAILQASSYWQEGDSICINLCPDGTLQEWLRTQRQVAGRKAVTTHLAQHLPNRLVGLLAEEMQITGNLGDQSDAALDELCTLLANWRLRPSGSEGYRTAEVTLGGVDTAGLSSSTMAAKTQAGLYFIGECVDVTGWLGGYNFQWAWSSGWAAGQAIQRA; encoded by the coding sequence ATGGACGTCAAAACGCTGATCATAGGGGCCGGCGCTGCGGGCATGATGTGCGCGGCCCATGCCGGGTCGGGTGTGCTCTTGGTCGATCATGCCAAGGCACCTGGGGAAAAGATACGGATCTCGGGTGGTGGGCGCTGCAATTTCACCAACCTGTATGCGGGGCCCGAGAATTTCATCAGCCAGAACCCTCATTTCTGCAAATCCGCCCTGAAACGCTATACGCAATGGGATTTCCTTGATCTTGTGAATGCGTATGGGATCGCGTGGCATGAAAAGACATTGGGGCAACTGTTTTGCGATAACTCGGCCAAGGACATCATCGCGATGCTGCGCGCCGAAATGGAAAAGGCCGGCGCACAGCTATGGTTGCGCGCAGAGGTGGGCGAGATTACCCATGATGGCAGCAGCTTTTGCGTCCGCGTCACCAAAGACGGCAAAACGACGAATGTCACCGCCCGCAATCTGGTTGTTGCGTCGGGTGGCAAATCCATCCCAAAAATGGGGGCGACCGGTCTCGGCTACCGGGTTGCTGCCCAATTCGGACTTGACGTCACTGATATTCGCCCGGGCCTTGTGCCGCTGACATTTTCGGACGACCGGTTCAAGGCAATCGCGGGAACAACAACCCACGGCACGGTCGCAGCAGGGGGACCTGCTTTCGAGGAAGCGTTGCTGTTTACACATCGGGGTTTGTCCGGACCCGCCATATTGCAGGCCTCATCATACTGGCAGGAGGGCGACAGCATCTGCATCAACCTCTGCCCTGACGGGACGCTACAAGAGTGGTTGCGCACCCAACGTCAGGTCGCGGGGCGCAAGGCTGTGACAACACATTTGGCGCAACACCTGCCAAACCGGTTGGTCGGACTGCTGGCCGAGGAGATGCAGATCACCGGCAATCTGGGTGATCAGAGCGATGCGGCGCTTGATGAGCTATGCACACTGTTGGCGAACTGGAGGCTGCGGCCATCGGGGTCGGAAGGCTACCGCACCGCAGAGGTGACTTTGGGTGGTGTTGATACAGCCGGGCTATCCTCCAGCACCATGGCCGCTAAAACGCAAGCGGGCCTTTATTTCATCGGGGAATGCGTTGATGTCACAGGCTGGCTTGGTGGTTATAATTTTCAATGGGCCTGGTCATCCGGATGGGCCGCCGGCCAGGCAATCCAAAGGGCGTAA
- a CDS encoding glycosyltransferase, which produces MSAPLLIIAAGGTGGHMFPAQALAEAMLDKGWRVRLSTDARGARYTGGFPDAVEVSVVGSATFARGGILQKLAVPFRILGGIGAAKWRMFRDRPAVVVGFGGYPAIPAMTAAWVLRIPRMIHEQNGVLGRVNQLFARRVNAVACGTWPTALPSGVAGVHTGNPVRAAILERHEAPYIPPGDYPMSILVMGGSQGARILSDVVPPAIASLPEHLRRNIRVSQQARQEDLERVTHYYESELITADVQTFFTDVPNRMADAQLVIARSGASTVADVSIVGRPAIWVPLASAIRDEQTANARQLVEAGAAIMMPESMFEVDTLREQIELVLGNEEGAMRMTHAALGCAVPDATERLVQLVENLAEGRET; this is translated from the coding sequence ATGAGCGCCCCATTATTGATTATCGCTGCGGGCGGAACGGGCGGGCATATGTTCCCGGCTCAGGCCTTGGCCGAGGCCATGTTGGACAAGGGCTGGCGGGTGCGTCTGTCGACCGACGCACGGGGTGCGCGCTACACCGGCGGTTTTCCTGATGCGGTCGAGGTCAGCGTTGTGGGCAGCGCGACCTTTGCGCGGGGCGGCATATTGCAAAAACTGGCGGTGCCCTTTCGGATCCTGGGGGGCATTGGTGCGGCCAAATGGCGGATGTTCCGGGACCGGCCCGCCGTGGTGGTGGGCTTTGGGGGATATCCGGCAATCCCTGCAATGACCGCCGCCTGGGTTCTGCGTATCCCGCGGATGATCCATGAACAAAACGGCGTGCTGGGCCGGGTTAATCAGCTTTTCGCCAGGCGCGTGAATGCGGTTGCCTGCGGAACCTGGCCCACTGCATTACCGTCTGGTGTCGCGGGGGTGCATACGGGCAACCCTGTGCGGGCCGCCATTCTGGAGCGGCACGAGGCGCCCTATATCCCCCCTGGTGACTACCCGATGTCCATTCTTGTGATGGGTGGGTCGCAGGGGGCGCGGATCCTGTCGGATGTTGTCCCGCCCGCCATTGCGAGCCTGCCAGAGCATCTGCGCCGCAATATCCGGGTCAGCCAGCAGGCGCGCCAGGAAGATCTGGAACGGGTGACGCATTACTATGAAAGCGAATTGATCACGGCGGATGTGCAAACCTTCTTTACGGATGTTCCCAACCGGATGGCCGACGCGCAATTGGTGATTGCCCGATCCGGCGCATCCACCGTTGCGGATGTCAGCATCGTGGGCCGGCCCGCGATCTGGGTGCCGCTGGCCAGCGCCATCCGGGATGAACAGACCGCCAATGCACGTCAACTGGTCGAGGCCGGGGCCGCGATCATGATGCCTGAAAGCATGTTCGAGGTTGATACGCTGCGCGAGCAGATCGAACTGGTGCTTGGCAATGAAGAGGGCGCAATGCGCATGACCCATGCGGCGCTCGGCTGTGCTGTGCCGGACGCAACAGAGCGGCTTGTGCAATTGGTGGAAAATCTGGCAGAGGGACGCGAGACATGA
- a CDS encoding DUF2484 family protein — protein sequence MSYSIIIGCLWVLAATVVALLPMRRQYVPGVSLLVLAPPLIVWVGYDHGWIYAVLGLLAFLSMFRKPLAYFYRRARGETPDIPR from the coding sequence ATGAGCTATTCCATCATCATCGGCTGTCTTTGGGTTCTTGCAGCGACGGTTGTAGCACTTCTTCCAATGCGCCGACAATACGTGCCGGGTGTGTCACTTTTGGTGTTGGCCCCGCCTCTGATTGTCTGGGTCGGGTATGATCACGGCTGGATATATGCAGTGCTGGGCCTGCTTGCGTTCCTGTCGATGTTTCGCAAGCCGCTTGCATATTTCTACCGCAGGGCGCGGGGCGAAACGCCGGATATCCCAAGATGA
- the murC gene encoding UDP-N-acetylmuramate--L-alanine ligase, with product MNAATKLPLDVGAIHFVGIGGIGMSGIAEVLLNHGYQVQGSDLKSSKITDRLKSLGAVIFEGQRAENLEGAEVIVISSAIKPGNPELDAARALGLPVVRRAEMLAELMRLKSNVAVAGTHGKTTTTTMVAALLDEGGIDPTVINGGIIHAYGSNARMGQGEWMVVEADESDGTFNRLPATIAIVTNIDPEHMEHWGTEEALHQGFYDFVSNIPFYGLAVCCTDDPDVQSLVGKITDRRVTTFGFNAQADVRAVNLRYSGGVAFFDIALQAEDAMIEDCELPMPGDHNVSNALSAVAVARHLGMKKDEIRAALKGFGGVNRRFTRVGEVDGVTIIDDYGHHPVEIAAVLKAARQATNGRVIAVHQPHRFTRLHHHFDEFCACFNDADVVGISEVFAAGEEPIEGASHADLVAGLIRHGHRHARIVENQDDLTRIVREQAKPGDMVVCLGAGTISAWANDLPERLKA from the coding sequence ATGAATGCGGCAACAAAACTACCGCTTGATGTGGGTGCCATCCATTTTGTGGGCATTGGCGGCATCGGGATGTCCGGCATCGCCGAGGTCCTGTTGAACCATGGCTATCAGGTGCAGGGCTCTGATCTGAAATCATCCAAGATCACCGACCGGCTGAAATCGCTGGGTGCGGTCATCTTCGAAGGCCAGCGGGCCGAAAACCTTGAAGGGGCCGAGGTCATCGTGATCTCATCCGCGATCAAGCCCGGCAATCCGGAACTGGACGCCGCCCGGGCCCTCGGACTGCCGGTGGTGCGCCGGGCCGAGATGCTGGCCGAACTGATGCGGCTGAAATCCAACGTGGCCGTCGCCGGGACGCACGGCAAGACCACCACCACGACGATGGTCGCGGCCTTGCTGGACGAAGGCGGGATCGACCCCACAGTGATCAATGGCGGGATCATTCATGCCTACGGATCCAACGCCCGGATGGGGCAGGGTGAATGGATGGTGGTCGAGGCTGACGAAAGCGACGGCACATTCAACCGCCTGCCGGCAACGATTGCCATCGTCACCAATATTGACCCTGAACATATGGAACATTGGGGAACCGAGGAAGCACTGCATCAGGGCTTTTACGATTTTGTCTCGAACATCCCGTTTTACGGGCTTGCGGTCTGCTGCACCGATGACCCGGATGTCCAATCGCTGGTCGGCAAGATCACCGACCGGCGGGTAACGACATTTGGCTTTAACGCCCAGGCCGATGTGCGGGCCGTGAACCTGCGCTATAGTGGCGGCGTTGCCTTTTTCGACATCGCCCTGCAGGCCGAGGATGCGATGATCGAGGATTGCGAATTGCCGATGCCGGGGGATCACAACGTCTCTAACGCGCTCTCGGCCGTGGCCGTGGCCCGGCATCTTGGGATGAAAAAGGATGAAATCCGCGCGGCCCTCAAAGGGTTCGGCGGGGTCAATCGGCGCTTTACCCGCGTGGGCGAGGTGGATGGCGTGACGATCATCGACGATTACGGCCACCACCCGGTTGAGATTGCGGCCGTCCTGAAAGCGGCCCGGCAGGCCACCAATGGCCGCGTGATTGCAGTCCATCAGCCGCACCGGTTTACCCGGCTCCACCACCATTTTGATGAGTTCTGCGCCTGCTTTAACGACGCCGATGTCGTGGGCATTTCCGAGGTGTTTGCCGCTGGTGAAGAGCCCATCGAAGGCGCCAGTCACGCCGATCTGGTCGCAGGCCTGATCCGGCACGGGCACCGGCACGCGCGGATCGTGGAAAACCAGGATGACCTGACACGTATTGTGCGTGAGCAGGCGAAACCGGGGGACATGGTTGTCTGCCTTGGGGCCGGGACGATCAGTGCCTGGGCGAATGACCTGCCGGAGCGGCTGAAAGCCTAG
- a CDS encoding IS481 family transposase, producing the protein MTSIQEKIIKPKLGLLELAKQLGSVSQACKVMGYSRDSFYRFRELYDQGGEEALMDLSRRKPVMKNRVPEHVEKAVIELAIDNPALGQKRASWELQQKGIMVSSSGVRSIWLRNDLETMKKRLKALEARAAQEGILLTEDQLAALEKAKAKKEAHGEIESHHPGYLGSQDTYYVGTMKGVGRIYQQTFVDTYARVAICKLYTEKTAITAADLLNDRVIPFFAEHEISLLRVLTDRGTEYCGKVENHAYQLYLAVEDVDHTRTKANSPQTNGICERFHRTIKDEFYDIAFRKKLYRSVEELQADLDAWLAKYNEQRPHSGRHCYGKTPMQTFRETLHIAVEKTIKTHDQSDSAQPVLSVAS; encoded by the coding sequence ATGACAAGTATTCAAGAGAAGATCATCAAGCCGAAGCTGGGGCTGTTGGAACTGGCCAAACAGCTCGGAAGCGTGTCGCAGGCCTGCAAAGTGATGGGTTATTCGCGGGACAGCTTTTACCGGTTCAGAGAACTTTACGATCAGGGTGGCGAAGAAGCCCTGATGGATCTCAGCCGCCGCAAGCCGGTGATGAAAAACCGCGTGCCAGAACATGTCGAGAAGGCGGTCATCGAACTGGCCATCGACAACCCGGCTCTGGGTCAGAAACGGGCGTCGTGGGAGCTGCAGCAGAAAGGCATCATGGTGTCATCGTCGGGCGTCCGGTCGATCTGGCTGCGTAATGATCTGGAAACCATGAAAAAGCGCCTCAAGGCCCTGGAGGCCCGTGCCGCCCAAGAGGGTATCTTGCTCACCGAGGATCAGTTGGCCGCGCTGGAAAAAGCCAAGGCCAAGAAAGAAGCCCATGGCGAGATCGAGAGCCACCACCCTGGCTATCTGGGCAGCCAGGACACCTATTATGTGGGCACAATGAAGGGCGTCGGACGCATTTATCAACAGACCTTTGTCGATACCTATGCCCGCGTGGCGATCTGCAAGCTCTACACTGAAAAGACGGCAATCACCGCGGCCGACTTGCTGAACGACCGCGTGATCCCGTTCTTTGCAGAGCATGAGATCAGCCTGCTGCGCGTCCTGACAGACCGGGGCACGGAATACTGTGGCAAGGTCGAGAACCACGCCTACCAGCTTTATCTGGCCGTCGAGGACGTGGACCACACCCGAACCAAGGCCAATTCTCCGCAAACAAACGGCATCTGCGAGCGGTTCCATCGCACCATCAAGGATGAGTTCTACGACATCGCATTCCGCAAGAAACTGTATCGGTCAGTCGAAGAGTTGCAGGCCGATCTGGATGCGTGGCTGGCAAAGTACAACGAACAGCGGCCACATTCGGGACGTCACTGCTATGGCAAAACACCTATGCAGACCTTCCGCGAAACGCTACACATCGCTGTCGAGAAGACGATCAAAACGCACGACCAATCGGACAGTGCGCAACCCGTTCTCAGCGTCGCAAGCTGA
- the murB gene encoding UDP-N-acetylmuramate dehydrogenase has product MLDLPQVRGTLTAHRPLAELTWMRVGGPAEILFQPADQEDLCSFLAALDPAIPVFPMGVGSNLIVRDGGISGVVIRLGRGFNGIDIEAGTVVAGAAALDAHVARKAADAGLDLTFLRTIPGTIGGAVRMNAGCYGTYIADVLVSATLVLRDGTITELAADALHLAYRQSVLPDGAVITQAKFRAPEADPTALANRMQDQLAKRDETQPTKDRTAGSTFRNPAGFSSTGQADDTHDLKAWKVIDAAGMRGATLGGAVMNTKHSNFLTNAGDATAADLEDLGEEVRKKVYDSQGITLDWEIMRVGARTGEDTTK; this is encoded by the coding sequence ATGCTTGATTTACCACAGGTGCGCGGCACCCTGACCGCGCACCGCCCCCTGGCCGAGCTGACATGGATGCGTGTGGGTGGCCCGGCCGAGATCCTTTTTCAACCCGCCGATCAGGAGGATCTGTGCAGCTTTCTGGCGGCACTGGATCCGGCCATTCCGGTTTTTCCCATGGGTGTGGGCAGCAACCTGATTGTCCGTGATGGTGGGATCAGCGGTGTTGTGATCCGGCTGGGGCGTGGGTTCAATGGTATCGACATTGAGGCAGGTACTGTGGTGGCGGGCGCTGCCGCATTGGATGCGCATGTGGCCCGCAAGGCCGCGGATGCGGGGCTGGATTTGACATTTCTGCGCACCATTCCGGGCACGATTGGCGGGGCGGTGCGGATGAATGCCGGGTGCTACGGCACTTATATTGCAGATGTTCTGGTCTCGGCCACGCTTGTCCTGCGCGATGGGACCATCACCGAGCTTGCTGCTGACGCCCTTCATCTGGCCTATCGTCAGAGCGTGCTGCCCGATGGGGCGGTGATCACGCAGGCAAAGTTCCGTGCGCCCGAGGCGGACCCGACCGCATTGGCCAACCGGATGCAGGACCAATTGGCAAAGCGGGATGAGACCCAGCCCACAAAGGACCGCACGGCTGGATCGACCTTTCGCAATCCGGCGGGTTTTTCCTCGACCGGGCAGGCAGATGACACCCATGATTTGAAGGCGTGGAAGGTGATTGACGCGGCCGGTATGCGCGGTGCGACCCTTGGCGGGGCGGTCATGAATACCAAACACTCGAACTTTCTGACCAATGCGGGCGATGCAACCGCCGCCGATCTTGAGGATTTGGGCGAAGAGGTGCGGAAAAAGGTTTACGATTCCCAAGGGATTACGCTAGACTGGGAAATTATGCGGGTCGGTGCCCGAACGGGCGAAGACACGACAAAATAA
- the ftsW gene encoding putative lipid II flippase FtsW, translating to MTEMVYGAVPVSSGDPVLPRWWRTIDKWTMSCILILFAIGLLLGLASSPPLAAKNGLEPFHYVTRQAVFGGMAMVVMFVVSMMSPTLVRRLAVLGFLAAFVALAFLPVFGTDFGKGATRWYSLGFAAVQPSEFLKPGFVVMAAWLLAASQQIGGPPGKTYSFVLTMMIVLMLAMQPDFGQACLILFAWGVMYFVAGAPMLLLIILAGLVVFAGTIAYSNSEHFARRIDGFLSPDVDPNTQLGYATNAIREGGFFGVGVGEGQVKWSLPDAHTDFIIAVAAEEYGLICVLVIIALYSVIVVRSLLRLMKERDPFIRLAGTGLACAFGVQAMINMGVAVRLLPAKGMTLPFVSYGGSSLIAGGIAVGMLLAFTRSRPQGEMEDILLRRANR from the coding sequence ATGACGGAAATGGTCTATGGAGCGGTCCCGGTATCATCCGGTGACCCGGTTCTTCCCCGATGGTGGCGGACAATTGATAAATGGACGATGTCCTGCATTCTGATCCTGTTTGCGATCGGATTGCTTCTGGGGCTCGCCTCGTCGCCACCTTTGGCGGCAAAAAACGGGTTGGAGCCGTTTCACTATGTCACCCGGCAGGCGGTGTTCGGCGGGATGGCCATGGTGGTCATGTTTGTTGTCTCGATGATGTCACCGACGCTTGTGCGCCGTCTGGCCGTGCTTGGGTTTCTGGCGGCCTTTGTTGCCCTCGCCTTTCTGCCGGTGTTCGGCACTGATTTTGGCAAAGGGGCAACGCGCTGGTATTCGCTTGGATTTGCCGCCGTCCAGCCGTCGGAGTTTCTCAAACCCGGCTTTGTGGTGATGGCCGCCTGGCTCTTGGCGGCCAGCCAGCAGATTGGCGGACCACCGGGCAAGACCTATTCCTTTGTGCTGACGATGATGATCGTCCTGATGCTGGCGATGCAGCCGGATTTCGGGCAGGCCTGTCTGATCCTGTTTGCATGGGGTGTGATGTATTTTGTAGCCGGGGCGCCGATGCTGTTGCTGATCATTCTGGCGGGGTTGGTGGTTTTTGCAGGCACGATTGCCTATTCAAATTCGGAACACTTTGCGCGGCGGATTGATGGCTTTCTATCGCCCGATGTCGACCCGAACACACAGCTTGGCTATGCAACAAACGCGATCCGCGAGGGTGGCTTTTTCGGCGTTGGCGTGGGTGAGGGGCAGGTGAAATGGTCGCTGCCGGACGCGCATACCGATTTCATTATCGCTGTCGCTGCCGAGGAATACGGGCTGATCTGTGTGCTGGTCATCATCGCGCTTTACAGCGTCATCGTGGTCCGATCCCTGTTGCGCCTGATGAAGGAACGCGACCCGTTCATTCGGCTCGCCGGCACCGGGCTGGCCTGCGCCTTTGGTGTGCAGGCGATGATCAATATGGGGGTGGCGGTTCGCTTGCTGCCGGCCAAGGGCATGACCTTGCCCTTTGTCAGCTATGGCGGCTCTTCGTTGATTGCCGGCGGGATTGCGGTCGGCATGCTGCTCGCCTTTACCCGCAGCCGTCCGCAGGGCGAGATGGAAGATATCCTGTTGCGCAGGGCCAATAGATGA
- a CDS encoding D-alanine--D-alanine ligase, translating into MGGPSAERDVSLSTGRECAAALRDSGCNVIEVDAGPDIVARLQDIAPDVVFNALHGRWGEDGAIQGVLEWLRIPYTHSGILASALTLDKQRTKDVYRSVGLPVVDSILASSDDVRAAHVMPPPYVVKPYNEGSSVGIYIVDADANGPPQLADDMPDQVMVEAFAPGRELTTTVMGDRALTVTDIITDGWYDYHAKYAPGGSRHVLPADIPAEISEACLDYALRAHRALGCRGLSRTDFRWDETRGLAGLILLETNTQPGMTPTSLTPEQAAHVGMSFPDFCRALVEDASCDR; encoded by the coding sequence ATGGGCGGCCCATCGGCAGAGCGTGACGTGTCTCTGTCAACGGGGCGTGAATGTGCAGCAGCTTTGCGGGACAGTGGATGCAACGTGATCGAGGTCGATGCAGGCCCCGATATTGTTGCGCGTCTGCAGGATATCGCCCCTGATGTGGTGTTTAATGCGCTTCACGGTCGCTGGGGCGAGGATGGCGCGATCCAGGGTGTGCTGGAATGGCTGCGCATCCCCTATACCCATTCAGGCATTCTGGCGTCGGCGCTGACGCTGGACAAGCAACGTACCAAAGATGTGTATCGCAGCGTCGGATTGCCGGTTGTCGACAGCATTCTTGCGTCGTCAGATGATGTGCGGGCCGCGCATGTGATGCCGCCACCCTATGTGGTCAAACCATATAACGAAGGGTCATCTGTCGGGATCTACATTGTTGATGCCGACGCAAACGGACCGCCGCAACTGGCAGATGATATGCCCGACCAAGTCATGGTCGAGGCTTTTGCGCCGGGGCGTGAACTGACAACCACCGTGATGGGTGACCGCGCGCTGACCGTGACGGACATCATCACGGATGGCTGGTATGACTATCATGCGAAATATGCGCCGGGCGGATCGCGGCATGTCTTGCCCGCTGATATTCCTGCCGAAATTTCCGAGGCCTGTCTGGATTACGCTCTAAGGGCGCATCGCGCCTTGGGCTGCCGGGGGTTGAGCCGGACAGATTTTCGCTGGGATGAAACCCGGGGCCTCGCAGGGCTGATCCTGCTTGAGACGAATACCCAACCCGGGATGACGCCAACCTCGCTGACGCCGGAACAGGCGGCCCATGTGGGGATGAGTTTCCCTGACTTCTGTCGCGCATTGGTGGAGGACGCCTCATGCGATCGCTGA
- a CDS encoding UDP-N-acetylmuramate--alanine ligase: MGILILMLFCAFAGFALLVWLTRRGSAGLALTVVSILGGVLAILIYAAGRPFGIDPVGAMTAAMLCVLPALMGGIAGGLLGRILRKRDDQRRDA, from the coding sequence TTGGGTATCCTGATCCTGATGTTGTTTTGCGCCTTTGCGGGGTTTGCATTGTTGGTCTGGTTGACGCGGCGGGGGTCAGCGGGGCTGGCGCTGACGGTAGTCTCAATCCTGGGCGGGGTGCTGGCGATTTTGATCTATGCGGCGGGGCGGCCTTTCGGCATTGATCCGGTCGGGGCGATGACAGCGGCCATGTTATGTGTGCTGCCGGCGCTGATGGGCGGCATCGCCGGTGGGCTGCTGGGGCGAATATTGCGCAAGCGGGATGATCAGCGCCGGGACGCATAG
- a CDS encoding DUF2484 family protein: protein MMTSILAICLWVLLAFVMQLIPSNDHHWRRAYVLIGLGIPLLIWVTWQSGPWIGALGLLIGGMVLRWPLIFLYRWVRRKLGG, encoded by the coding sequence ATGATGACATCCATACTTGCGATTTGCCTGTGGGTCTTGTTGGCCTTTGTGATGCAGTTGATCCCCTCAAACGACCATCATTGGCGGCGGGCCTATGTGTTGATCGGGCTGGGGATTCCCTTGCTGATCTGGGTGACCTGGCAGAGCGGGCCGTGGATCGGGGCGTTGGGGCTGCTGATCGGCGGGATGGTGCTGCGCTGGCCACTGATCTTTCTATACCGATGGGTCCGCCGAAAGTTGGGAGGCTGA